A genomic segment from Pontibaca methylaminivorans encodes:
- a CDS encoding polysaccharide pyruvyl transferase family protein, which translates to MKTALVHFNHSSNENLTTWPDMRTSKWKPNYGDMLVCAAILREVPMEDTVRIGFGGVLSQPVDRALIRGSTYLHNNMDFEAVNKTLDSIDAPLAIVGLGAQNPTQDVGFLDQNEGAKGFVARLDERSKSISVRGQFTADLLERLGAKNIRITGCPSLFYTLKCPQVSIPARLSSRKRAIGISLHSGLMGNIYCVAPKEARRAHVDAIQYGIKECAKLSLFEQGVMTEFKVADSQLPMIERMEAAAAVIKNIAGENELTPQDLVRHMVSVRSIEEWLSLAAELDAIIGFRFHGNMVALLQGKPCFYFVYDSRITEFCQLYKLPYQDVREEWKDPVQAMMEHDWDAANAAIQACQNELKLFYQENGFSIATSDPANKKEKQSDCGAGI; encoded by the coding sequence ATGAAAACAGCACTTGTCCATTTCAACCATTCGTCCAATGAGAACTTGACGACATGGCCTGATATGCGGACCTCGAAATGGAAACCGAACTACGGCGATATGCTGGTTTGCGCAGCGATCCTGCGCGAAGTCCCGATGGAGGACACAGTGCGCATCGGCTTCGGCGGCGTGCTATCGCAGCCGGTTGACCGGGCTTTAATCCGGGGATCTACCTATCTGCACAACAACATGGATTTCGAGGCGGTCAATAAAACACTGGACAGCATCGACGCGCCGCTAGCGATTGTTGGGCTGGGGGCTCAGAACCCGACGCAAGATGTTGGCTTCCTAGATCAGAACGAAGGCGCGAAAGGCTTTGTGGCCCGGCTGGACGAGCGCTCGAAAAGTATCTCGGTACGCGGCCAGTTCACTGCGGACTTGCTGGAACGGCTCGGCGCGAAGAATATCCGCATCACCGGCTGTCCCTCGCTTTTTTACACGCTTAAATGCCCGCAGGTGTCGATCCCTGCTCGTTTATCCAGCCGTAAGCGCGCCATCGGTATCTCGCTCCACAGCGGGCTAATGGGCAACATCTATTGCGTCGCTCCGAAGGAGGCGCGACGTGCCCATGTCGATGCAATCCAATATGGTATTAAAGAATGCGCCAAGCTGTCGTTGTTCGAGCAGGGCGTCATGACCGAATTCAAAGTAGCCGATAGTCAGCTCCCTATGATCGAGCGTATGGAGGCCGCCGCTGCTGTCATCAAGAACATCGCCGGCGAAAACGAACTGACCCCGCAGGACCTTGTCCGGCACATGGTCAGCGTTAGAAGCATTGAGGAATGGCTTTCACTGGCCGCCGAACTTGATGCCATCATCGGCTTCCGCTTCCATGGCAACATGGTTGCGCTGCTGCAGGGTAAACCCTGCTTTTACTTCGTCTATGATTCCCGTATCACGGAGTTTTGTCAGTTATACAAGCTGCCGTATCAGGACGTCCGGGAGGAATGGAAGGATCCCGTGCAAGCGATGATGGAACATGACTGGGATGCCGCGAATGCTGCCATTCAAGCTTGCCAAAATGAGTTGAAATTGTTCTATCAGGAGAATGGGTTTTCTATTGCCACATCCGATCCAGCAAATAAAAAAGAGAAGCAATCCGATTGCGGAGCGGGCATTTAG
- a CDS encoding polysaccharide pyruvyl transferase family protein, translating into MIIEENRTDYVLPKEGGRIGFMGITSHGREGARENTGNFLHGFAARHIIGEYRNLYPNKMTDEAVEQLRSELTHVVFVAATSIMVNDTTTLAKGHTKLANAIEKLGLPVVVFGLGAQARIGQSVSTAVVAPETKRLLSVLSHHSPKIAVRGEFTAELCKHLGIDNVEVIGCQSCFISRRPDFRMTELTAPPRTERTVVNLTRHSQELPLLLQAIEGGATYIGQSSHFEYEIARMAEGITPDNLPEDVKALMTEGVKRIVNSGALDFVGFHSYVRRKFFQYYSMEPWFERLRGGFDACIGTRFHGNMASMQSGVPSLWIVHDSRTQEFCDYLGLPQAPLQAVRDGLTIADLFDRYYETETFAKKYPANYARFYDYLTEHGVPHKLAMPLKN; encoded by the coding sequence ATGATTATTGAAGAAAACAGAACCGATTATGTCCTTCCAAAAGAAGGCGGTCGGATAGGGTTCATGGGTATCACATCGCACGGTCGCGAAGGCGCCCGAGAGAATACCGGGAACTTCCTACACGGATTCGCCGCGCGGCACATTATCGGTGAATATCGAAATCTTTATCCCAATAAGATGACTGATGAGGCCGTTGAGCAACTGCGCAGCGAACTGACCCATGTGGTCTTCGTCGCAGCAACGAGCATCATGGTCAACGACACAACGACCTTGGCCAAAGGCCATACAAAATTGGCCAACGCAATCGAGAAGCTTGGCCTTCCTGTCGTCGTTTTCGGCCTCGGCGCCCAAGCACGGATTGGTCAGTCGGTTTCTACCGCCGTGGTCGCTCCAGAGACCAAACGGTTGCTTTCCGTGCTGTCGCACCACTCGCCCAAAATCGCCGTGCGCGGCGAATTTACAGCCGAGCTTTGCAAGCATCTTGGGATTGATAACGTTGAGGTCATCGGCTGCCAGTCCTGTTTCATCAGCCGTCGGCCCGACTTCCGTATGACTGAATTGACAGCACCGCCTCGGACCGAACGTACCGTCGTCAACCTTACCCGCCACTCGCAAGAGCTTCCCCTTCTTCTTCAGGCGATCGAGGGCGGTGCGACCTATATCGGGCAGTCGTCGCATTTCGAATACGAGATTGCGCGTATGGCCGAGGGCATAACTCCCGACAATCTGCCCGAGGATGTGAAAGCATTGATGACAGAAGGTGTTAAAAGAATTGTAAATTCTGGTGCTCTCGACTTTGTCGGCTTCCACAGTTATGTAAGACGGAAATTTTTCCAGTATTACTCGATGGAGCCATGGTTCGAAAGACTCCGCGGCGGTTTCGACGCCTGCATCGGGACCAGGTTCCACGGGAATATGGCTTCTATGCAATCAGGCGTGCCCAGCTTGTGGATCGTTCACGACAGCCGTACGCAAGAGTTCTGCGACTATCTCGGTCTGCCGCAAGCGCCGCTGCAGGCGGTGAGGGACGGTCTCACGATTGCCGATCTGTTTGATCGCTATTATGAAACCGAGACTTTCGCAAAGAAATATCCCGCAAACTATGCGCGCTTTTACGACTATCTGACT